A single genomic interval of Paenibacillus macerans harbors:
- the argH gene encoding argininosuccinate lyase, which yields MSKLWGGRFTKQTNRLVEEYTASIGFDKALAEEDVQGSLAHVTMLGKCGILSEEDVDKIKEGLHAVLHKIRRGELEYSVSDEDIHMNIEKQLIEEVGGVGGKLHTGRSRNDQVATDMHLYLRKRVVEFVALLQDLQEALLGQAKANQDTIVPGYTHLQRAQPILFAHHLLAYVSMFQRDIERLQDSYKRINVLPLGAGALAGTTFPIDRHFVAEQLHFDGVYENSLDAVSDRDFILEFLADASILMMHLSRLSEELVLWSSTEFRFIELDDAFCTGSSIMPQKKNPDVPELVRGKTGRVYGNLMGLLTVLKSLPLAYNKDMQEDKEGMFDTVATLQGALQLFAPMIATMKVNKERMREAVNQDFSNATDIADFLANKGLPFRQAHEVIGKTVLYCIQNGKYLLDLTLEEFKQFSPLFDDSIYQVLQPESVVNARNVYGGTASQQVAAAIERAERKLESGRTWVQEYAEKSK from the coding sequence GTGAGCAAACTGTGGGGAGGCCGCTTCACGAAGCAGACCAACCGTTTAGTCGAGGAATATACCGCCTCCATCGGGTTTGACAAAGCGCTGGCCGAGGAGGATGTGCAGGGGAGCCTGGCGCATGTGACGATGCTGGGCAAATGCGGAATTTTGTCCGAGGAGGACGTGGACAAGATCAAGGAAGGCCTGCATGCCGTCTTGCACAAAATTCGGCGCGGCGAGCTGGAGTATTCCGTGTCGGATGAAGACATTCATATGAATATCGAAAAACAGCTGATCGAAGAGGTCGGCGGGGTCGGCGGGAAGCTGCATACCGGACGGAGCCGGAACGATCAGGTGGCGACGGACATGCATTTGTACCTGCGCAAACGGGTCGTTGAATTCGTCGCTCTGCTGCAGGATTTGCAGGAGGCGCTGCTGGGGCAAGCCAAAGCGAACCAGGATACGATCGTTCCCGGGTATACCCATCTGCAGCGGGCGCAGCCGATTTTGTTCGCCCATCATTTGCTGGCGTACGTATCGATGTTCCAGCGCGATATCGAACGCCTGCAGGACAGTTACAAGCGCATCAACGTGCTGCCGCTGGGAGCGGGGGCGCTGGCGGGAACGACGTTTCCGATCGACCGCCATTTCGTGGCCGAGCAGCTGCATTTTGACGGCGTTTATGAAAACAGCCTTGACGCAGTCAGCGACCGCGATTTTATACTCGAATTTTTGGCGGACGCTTCGATATTGATGATGCATCTCTCGCGCCTCAGTGAAGAACTGGTGCTGTGGAGCAGCACCGAATTCCGCTTCATTGAGCTGGACGATGCGTTTTGCACGGGCAGCAGCATTATGCCGCAGAAGAAAAACCCGGACGTGCCGGAGCTGGTCCGCGGCAAAACGGGCCGCGTATATGGGAACCTGATGGGCCTGCTCACGGTGCTGAAGTCGCTGCCCTTGGCCTACAACAAAGACATGCAGGAGGACAAGGAAGGCATGTTCGATACGGTCGCTACGCTGCAGGGAGCGCTGCAGCTGTTCGCTCCGATGATCGCCACGATGAAGGTGAACAAGGAGCGGATGCGCGAAGCGGTGAACCAGGACTTTTCCAACGCGACCGACATCGCCGACTTCCTGGCCAACAAAGGCCTGCCGTTCCGCCAGGCGCATGAGGTCATCGGCAAAACGGTGCTGTACTGCATTCAAAACGGCAAATATTTGCTCGACCTTACGCTGGAGGAATTCAAGCAGTTTTCGCCGCTATTTGACGACAGCATCTATCAGGTGCTGCAGCCGGAGAGCGTCGTGAACGCGCGCAACGTATACGGAGGTACGGCTTCGCAGCAGGTAGCCGCGGCGATCGAACGCGCGGAGCGGAAGCTGGAGAGCGGCCGGACATGGGTGCAGGAGTACGCGGAAAAAAGTAAATAA
- a CDS encoding methyl-accepting chemotaxis protein yields MFISRALADGQGAITVSLDLAQLNEMVKAIRLGKNGYIYIMDRNSKFVSHPTNAIGEEAAGNQIAKIQGTESGFMEYVNPKTDLSQSVFFTTNKLTGFKIVGVLELQEFSEASMPIFWTSMIVLAISLVVAGIVLFFVIRLITRPIEQLNHSARRVSEGYLNEDVVVKRKDEIGQLAENYNGMLASLRTMVQEMSETASQLAASSEELTAGTEQNAKAVEHVVELVQEASGDAESQAASSAESAKTMEEMSMGIRKIAEASSTIVQSSSQTVSDVQNGSEKVAQVGLQMEEIRRSTRESAELMQQMSELSAFVAEMSGSISDIAGQTNLLALNAAIEAARAGEEGRGFAVVAGEVRKLAEQSRVTADRIQQHIGEMNELTGKAYQMIKQDVNANVDRGMSVTEEAQQAFREIERSTQRISEQIHEVSAITEQMSASADEIANSVEQIAATSAKSLESFQGVTAATEEQLASMEEISSASEGLARMAADVNAQIERFKL; encoded by the coding sequence TTGTTCATCAGCCGCGCGTTGGCGGATGGACAGGGGGCGATCACGGTTTCCCTTGACCTGGCCCAGCTGAACGAAATGGTGAAAGCGATCCGTTTGGGCAAAAACGGGTACATTTATATCATGGACCGGAACAGCAAGTTTGTGTCGCATCCGACAAACGCCATTGGCGAAGAAGCGGCCGGGAACCAAATCGCCAAAATTCAGGGGACGGAATCGGGATTTATGGAGTATGTCAACCCGAAGACAGATTTGTCGCAGAGCGTATTTTTCACCACGAACAAGCTTACGGGATTCAAGATCGTCGGCGTATTGGAACTACAGGAATTTAGCGAAGCCTCCATGCCGATTTTTTGGACATCCATGATCGTTTTAGCGATTTCACTGGTGGTTGCCGGCATCGTGCTGTTTTTCGTCATCCGCCTTATTACCCGTCCGATCGAACAGTTGAACCATTCGGCACGGCGGGTCAGCGAAGGGTACTTAAACGAGGATGTCGTTGTGAAGCGAAAAGATGAAATCGGACAACTGGCGGAGAACTATAACGGCATGTTGGCTTCTTTGCGCACGATGGTCCAGGAAATGTCGGAAACCGCCAGCCAGCTCGCCGCTTCGAGCGAAGAACTGACGGCCGGAACGGAGCAAAACGCGAAAGCGGTCGAGCATGTCGTCGAGCTGGTGCAAGAGGCTTCGGGTGATGCGGAGAGCCAGGCTGCGTCTTCGGCCGAAAGCGCCAAAACGATGGAAGAAATGTCGATGGGCATCCGCAAAATTGCCGAAGCTTCGTCCACCATTGTCCAGTCGTCTTCGCAAACGGTATCCGACGTGCAGAACGGCAGCGAGAAGGTTGCCCAGGTCGGGCTGCAAATGGAAGAAATTCGCCGCTCTACCCGCGAATCGGCGGAGCTGATGCAGCAGATGAGCGAGCTAAGCGCATTTGTCGCCGAGATGAGCGGCTCGATTTCGGACATCGCCGGGCAGACGAATCTGCTGGCGCTGAACGCGGCGATCGAGGCGGCCCGGGCCGGCGAAGAAGGACGCGGCTTTGCGGTCGTGGCGGGCGAGGTGCGCAAGCTGGCCGAGCAGTCGCGCGTTACGGCGGACCGCATTCAGCAGCATATCGGAGAGATGAACGAGCTTACCGGCAAGGCGTACCAAATGATCAAGCAGGACGTCAACGCGAATGTGGACCGGGGCATGTCCGTGACCGAAGAAGCCCAGCAGGCGTTCCGCGAAATCGAGCGCTCGACGCAGCGCATTTCGGAGCAAATCCATGAAGTGTCGGCCATTACCGAGCAGATGTCGGCCAGCGCGGACGAGATCGCAAATTCGGTGGAACAGATCGCGGCCACCTCGGCGAAAAGCCTGGAAAGCTTCCAAGGCGTAACCGCCGCAACCGAGGAGCAGCTCGCTTCGATGGAGGAAATCTCCTCGGCTTCCGAAGGTTTGGCGCGGATGGCGGCCGATGTCAATGCACAGATCGAACGGTTTAAACTTTAA
- the argB gene encoding acetylglutamate kinase, with amino-acid sequence MTTAVNSAPDAAGKLSGGRMFVMKCGGSTLAELPDSFFGDLVKLQESGVQPVIVHGGGPAISENLGKLGIESKFVNGLRYTSEEVLDVVEMVLSGSINKMIVRRIAKSGGKALGLSGVDGGLLQAKPVAASHEVGLVGEVTGVNADLVAGVLNLGYMPVIAPVGAGPDGQRYNINADTAAGAVASELGVSRMIVVTDVPGIMKTVNGEKRVLETITVQQIEDMILAGEIYGGMIPKVRAAVDCISGKVKEVVIVNGAEPGVLGKVLSGEKIGTKIVRMQ; translated from the coding sequence ATGACAACGGCAGTAAACAGCGCTCCGGATGCGGCGGGTAAGCTTTCCGGAGGGCGGATGTTTGTCATGAAATGCGGAGGCAGCACGCTTGCGGAGCTGCCGGATTCTTTTTTCGGCGATCTCGTCAAGCTGCAGGAGAGCGGAGTCCAGCCGGTTATCGTGCATGGAGGCGGGCCGGCGATCTCGGAAAATCTCGGCAAGCTCGGGATCGAAAGCAAGTTCGTGAACGGGCTGCGCTATACCTCGGAAGAGGTGCTTGACGTGGTGGAGATGGTGCTGTCCGGCAGCATCAACAAGATGATCGTGCGCCGCATCGCCAAGTCCGGCGGCAAGGCGCTTGGCCTGTCCGGCGTGGACGGCGGCCTGCTGCAGGCGAAGCCGGTGGCGGCTAGCCATGAAGTTGGCTTGGTCGGCGAAGTGACCGGGGTCAACGCCGATTTGGTGGCCGGCGTGCTGAACCTCGGCTATATGCCGGTCATCGCTCCGGTCGGCGCCGGACCGGACGGCCAGCGCTACAACATCAACGCCGATACCGCGGCCGGCGCGGTAGCGTCCGAATTGGGCGTGTCGAGGATGATCGTCGTCACGGACGTCCCCGGCATCATGAAGACCGTGAATGGGGAAAAGCGCGTGCTGGAGACGATTACCGTACAGCAGATCGAGGACATGATTTTGGCCGGGGAAATTTACGGCGGCATGATTCCGAAGGTTCGCGCAGCGGTAGACTGCATCAGCGGCAAAGTCAAGGAAGTCGTCATCGTCAACGGCGCCGAACCCGGCGTGCTGGGGAAAGTACTGTCCGGCGAAAAGATCGGTACCAAAATCGTCCGGATGCAGTAG
- the argF gene encoding ornithine carbamoyltransferase, with translation MTLLEQGKHSSISLSGRDFIELTDYTMEEIHYLIDLAVELKRKQKNGEVYQPLKGKTVGLIFEKSSTRTRVSFEVGIYQLGGHALFLSKNDIQLGRGETISDTAGVMSRYLDGIMIRTFGHDRVVELARHAAVPVINGLSDAAHPCQVLADYQTLYEHKGKLQGLKLAYIGDGNNMAHSLMIGGAKLGVHVSVASPEGYEPDPQIVADAKEIAKATGARIEVVREPKEAVRDADAIYTDVWASMGFEEEQKIREIAFKDYQVNEELAKYAKPDYVFLHCLPAHRGEEVSEGVIDGPHSIIFDEAENRLHAQKALLAALLG, from the coding sequence ATGACTTTGCTGGAGCAGGGGAAACACAGCAGTATTAGCCTTAGCGGACGTGATTTTATCGAATTGACCGATTATACTATGGAGGAAATCCACTACCTGATCGACCTGGCCGTTGAGCTCAAGCGCAAACAGAAGAACGGCGAGGTCTATCAGCCGCTCAAAGGCAAAACCGTGGGGCTGATTTTCGAAAAATCGTCGACGCGGACGCGGGTGTCTTTTGAAGTGGGCATTTATCAATTGGGCGGGCATGCGTTGTTTTTGAGCAAAAACGACATCCAACTCGGGCGCGGCGAGACGATCTCCGATACGGCCGGGGTGATGTCCCGCTATTTGGACGGCATCATGATTCGTACGTTTGGCCACGACAGAGTGGTCGAGTTGGCCCGCCACGCCGCCGTGCCGGTGATTAACGGCCTCAGTGATGCGGCTCATCCGTGCCAGGTGCTGGCCGACTACCAGACGCTTTACGAGCACAAAGGGAAGCTCCAAGGGCTCAAGCTGGCCTACATCGGCGACGGCAACAACATGGCCCATTCGCTGATGATCGGCGGGGCGAAGCTTGGGGTGCACGTGTCGGTGGCAAGCCCTGAGGGCTACGAGCCGGACCCGCAAATCGTGGCGGACGCGAAGGAAATCGCCAAAGCGACGGGGGCGCGGATTGAAGTGGTCCGCGAGCCGAAAGAGGCTGTGCGGGACGCCGACGCCATTTATACGGACGTGTGGGCCAGCATGGGCTTTGAAGAGGAGCAGAAAATCCGGGAGATCGCTTTTAAGGATTATCAGGTCAACGAAGAGCTGGCGAAATACGCCAAACCGGACTACGTCTTTCTGCACTGTTTGCCGGCGCATCGCGGCGAAGAGGTCAGCGAAGGCGTCATCGACGGCCCGCATTCGATTATTTTTGACGAGGCCGAGAACCGGCTGCATGCCCAAAAAGCGCTGCTGGCGGCTTTGCTCGGATAA
- the argJ gene encoding bifunctional glutamate N-acetyltransferase/amino-acid acetyltransferase ArgJ encodes MGVVSLFRVAPEGGITAPKGFRAGGLHCGLKKTPRNDLGAIVCEVPAAAAAVYTTNVFQAAPLKVTRESIASGGRLLRAVVVNSGNANACTGAQGEADAYAMRAAAAAAFGLGEHEVAVASTGVIGELLPMDRVSAGIAGLPAALAASGEGAEQFCQAILTTDLVKKEVCVKLDVDGCEVTIAGAAKGSGMIHPNMATMLAFVTTDAAIEPQALQSLLGETTDLTFNMITVDGDTSTNDMLLAMASGLAGGGELAPGHADWDAFAAAFRHVCETLAKAIARDGEGATRLVEVTVTGAVTDGSARAIAKTIVGSSLVKSAVFGADANWGRIIAAAGRAGEPINPETVDIRLGHILVLSGSRPIPFDEDEALAYLKGDTVNIFVDLHNGKGEATAWGCDLTYDYVRINAAYRT; translated from the coding sequence ATGGGAGTAGTTAGTTTATTTCGCGTTGCGCCGGAGGGAGGCATTACCGCTCCAAAAGGCTTCCGGGCCGGCGGACTGCATTGCGGCTTGAAAAAAACGCCGCGCAACGATCTCGGCGCAATCGTATGCGAGGTGCCGGCGGCGGCGGCGGCCGTGTACACGACAAACGTGTTCCAGGCCGCCCCGTTGAAGGTGACGCGGGAGAGCATCGCGTCGGGAGGGCGGCTGCTGCGGGCCGTCGTCGTCAACAGCGGCAACGCCAACGCTTGCACCGGCGCGCAGGGCGAAGCCGACGCGTACGCGATGCGCGCGGCGGCGGCCGCGGCGTTTGGGCTCGGCGAGCACGAAGTCGCCGTAGCCTCGACCGGGGTCATCGGCGAACTGCTGCCGATGGACCGCGTTTCCGCCGGCATCGCCGGTTTGCCGGCGGCATTGGCGGCGAGCGGCGAGGGCGCCGAGCAGTTTTGCCAGGCGATTTTGACCACCGACCTCGTGAAAAAAGAGGTGTGCGTCAAGCTGGACGTTGACGGGTGCGAGGTGACGATCGCCGGGGCGGCCAAAGGCTCGGGCATGATTCATCCGAACATGGCGACGATGCTCGCTTTCGTGACGACCGACGCCGCGATCGAGCCGCAGGCCTTGCAAAGCTTGCTGGGTGAGACGACCGACCTGACATTTAATATGATCACGGTCGACGGAGATACCAGCACAAACGACATGCTGCTGGCGATGGCCAGCGGCCTGGCCGGCGGCGGCGAGCTTGCGCCGGGTCACGCCGACTGGGACGCCTTCGCCGCCGCGTTCCGGCACGTGTGCGAGACGCTCGCCAAGGCGATCGCCCGCGACGGCGAGGGCGCCACGCGCCTGGTCGAGGTGACGGTCACGGGGGCTGTCACCGATGGGTCTGCCCGCGCCATCGCCAAAACGATCGTTGGCTCGAGCCTGGTCAAATCGGCGGTGTTTGGCGCCGACGCCAACTGGGGGCGGATCATCGCGGCGGCGGGCCGGGCAGGCGAGCCGATCAACCCCGAGACCGTCGACATCAGGCTCGGCCACATTCTCGTGCTGTCGGGCTCGCGGCCGATTCCTTTCGACGAGGATGAGGCGCTCGCCTATCTCAAGGGCGACACCGTGAACATCTTCGTGGACCTGCATAACGGCAAGGGCGAAGCGACCGCCTGGGGCTGCGATTTAACCTACGATTACGTGCGGATTAACGCCGCTTACCGGACTTAG
- a CDS encoding CynX/NimT family MFS transporter: MHKTTTVSGGQTAGGRAAGGQSVGGQAAGGQTAGGTTAGNTSTGDISAEGQAAGARSASAGLLVAAVLLTAATLRSPITGVGAMIGQIEAATGLSHALSGMLTTLPLIAFAVFALAAPKLSVWWGMERTLFYSMMLMTAGVIIRSLPSVAALFAGTALIGVGIAVCNVLLPALIKRSFQQRVGLMTSLYTSSLNLWAAISSGISVPLAATALGWRGALGIWALLAAVSALVWVPLLRRRPVASGEAKAQLSPAAASAPARRGGIWRSKTAWLVTIFMGSQSIMFYVSVSWLPDILQVKGMSPEKAGWMLSLMQIVSMGGSFLMPLIAARTDNQKLLTAASSALFFIGFGGIWLGPAALAPLFIVLLGIASGTTFSLVIVFFSLRSRTAEQAGQLSGMAQSVGYLVAAFGPALFGYIHDVSGGWNAPLAAIIAFSVLTALFGYAAGRKGFVDTR; this comes from the coding sequence ATGCACAAAACAACGACCGTTTCCGGGGGGCAAACTGCTGGGGGCCGCGCTGCGGGAGGCCAGAGCGTCGGAGGACAAGCCGCTGGGGGCCAGACCGCCGGAGGCACAACTGCCGGAAACACAAGCACCGGAGACATAAGCGCCGAAGGGCAAGCCGCCGGCGCGCGCAGCGCCTCGGCCGGGCTGCTTGTCGCCGCCGTGCTGCTAACCGCCGCCACGCTGCGTTCGCCGATCACCGGGGTCGGCGCCATGATCGGCCAAATCGAGGCTGCCACCGGCTTGTCCCATGCGCTGTCGGGGATGCTGACGACGCTGCCGCTGATCGCTTTCGCCGTTTTTGCGCTTGCCGCCCCCAAATTGTCCGTTTGGTGGGGCATGGAGAGAACGCTTTTTTATAGTATGATGCTCATGACTGCCGGCGTGATCATCCGCTCGCTGCCCTCTGTTGCCGCGCTGTTTGCGGGAACCGCGCTGATCGGGGTGGGGATCGCCGTGTGCAACGTGCTGCTTCCGGCGCTGATCAAGCGGAGTTTTCAGCAGCGCGTAGGGCTGATGACCAGCCTGTACACCTCGTCCCTCAATCTCTGGGCGGCGATCTCCTCCGGCATTAGCGTTCCGCTCGCCGCTACCGCTCTGGGATGGCGGGGAGCGCTTGGCATCTGGGCCTTGCTGGCGGCGGTGTCGGCTTTGGTGTGGGTTCCGCTGCTTCGCCGCCGTCCCGTTGCCTCTGGCGAGGCCAAGGCACAGCTTTCCCCGGCGGCGGCAAGCGCTCCCGCACGGCGAGGCGGAATTTGGCGTTCCAAAACAGCCTGGCTCGTCACCATTTTTATGGGCTCACAGTCGATTATGTTTTATGTGAGCGTTTCATGGCTGCCGGATATTTTGCAGGTAAAAGGGATGAGTCCCGAAAAAGCCGGCTGGATGCTTTCGCTGATGCAGATCGTCAGCATGGGCGGCTCCTTCCTGATGCCGCTCATCGCCGCGCGGACGGATAACCAAAAGTTGTTAACCGCAGCTTCGTCGGCCCTGTTTTTCATCGGATTCGGGGGAATCTGGCTTGGTCCGGCGGCGCTCGCCCCGCTGTTCATTGTGTTGCTCGGTATCGCCAGCGGTACCACGTTCAGCCTGGTGATCGTCTTTTTTTCGCTGCGGTCGCGTACGGCGGAGCAAGCCGGACAACTGTCCGGCATGGCCCAATCGGTCGGATATCTGGTAGCGGCGTTTGGGCCGGCATTGTTCGGTTATATTCATGACGTCAGCGGAGGGTGGAACGCGCCGCTGGCCGCGATCATCGCGTTTTCGGTGCTGACTGCCCTGTTCGGGTATGCCGCCGGACGCAAGGGTTTTGTCGATACGCGCTGA
- a CDS encoding acetylornithine transaminase: protein MAQSDVKETGKPAETAANGAGSASSTGSPGASTSPSPSFSLGANSSLSASSNPNGSSSPGANSGSSALFPSYARYPIHLVKGQGSWLWDDKGNRYLDFMSGLAVANLGHAPEKVKAKVKAQLDELWHVCNLFHIPQQETAARMLTEVSCADVVFFCNSGAEANEAAIKLARRYHQKVKGTERYEIITFEQSFHGRTLATLTATGQQKVKDGFLPLPAGFKTVPLYDMDALKAAIGPHTAAVMLEMVQAEGGVYPVDHGFVQELAALCREQGVLLIIDEVQTGMGRTGKWFAYQHYGIEPDIFTSAKGIASGLPAGAMLAKEYLREAFTPGTHASTFGGNPVIAAAIIATLETMKEERIPEHADEMGRYLISRLEKTFQAVPFVKEVRGKGLLIGIECAGPVADIVTLGQEKGLLFVTAGPNVIRLLPNLKVTKDDIDQAVAMLADVIAAYTAKEGK, encoded by the coding sequence ATGGCACAAAGCGACGTAAAAGAAACGGGGAAACCTGCGGAAACTGCCGCCAATGGAGCGGGGAGCGCCTCTTCAACCGGAAGTCCAGGTGCGAGCACCAGCCCTAGTCCAAGCTTCAGCCTTGGAGCAAATTCCAGCCTCAGTGCAAGTTCCAACCCTAATGGAAGCTCAAGCCCTGGCGCCAACTCGGGCTCCAGCGCGCTTTTTCCAAGCTATGCCCGGTATCCGATTCATCTGGTAAAAGGCCAGGGGAGCTGGCTGTGGGATGACAAAGGCAACCGCTATTTGGACTTTATGAGCGGTCTGGCCGTAGCCAATCTGGGACATGCGCCGGAAAAAGTGAAGGCCAAGGTGAAAGCCCAGCTCGACGAACTGTGGCATGTATGCAACCTGTTCCACATTCCGCAGCAGGAGACGGCGGCCCGGATGCTGACCGAGGTCAGCTGCGCTGATGTGGTGTTTTTCTGCAACAGCGGCGCGGAGGCGAACGAAGCGGCGATCAAGCTGGCGCGCAGGTACCACCAGAAGGTGAAGGGAACGGAACGTTATGAGATTATTACGTTCGAGCAATCGTTCCACGGCCGGACGCTGGCCACGCTGACGGCCACCGGCCAGCAAAAGGTAAAGGACGGCTTCCTGCCGCTGCCGGCCGGCTTCAAAACCGTGCCGCTGTATGACATGGACGCGCTGAAAGCCGCCATCGGCCCGCACACCGCCGCGGTGATGCTGGAGATGGTTCAGGCCGAAGGCGGTGTGTATCCGGTTGATCACGGCTTTGTCCAGGAGCTTGCGGCGCTGTGCCGGGAGCAGGGGGTGCTGCTGATCATCGACGAGGTGCAAACGGGTATGGGCCGGACCGGCAAGTGGTTCGCCTACCAGCACTACGGCATTGAGCCGGACATTTTCACTTCGGCGAAAGGTATCGCCAGCGGCCTCCCGGCCGGCGCAATGCTGGCGAAGGAGTATTTGCGCGAGGCGTTTACGCCGGGAACGCATGCCTCCACCTTCGGCGGCAACCCGGTCATAGCGGCGGCGATCATCGCTACGCTTGAAACGATGAAGGAAGAGCGGATTCCCGAGCACGCGGACGAGATGGGACGCTACCTGATCAGCCGCCTGGAGAAAACGTTCCAGGCCGTGCCGTTCGTCAAGGAGGTTCGCGGCAAAGGCCTGTTGATCGGCATCGAATGCGCCGGACCGGTCGCGGATATCGTGACGCTTGGCCAGGAGAAAGGCCTGCTGTTCGTCACGGCGGGACCCAACGTCATCCGTCTGCTGCCGAACCTGAAGGTAACGAAGGATGACATCGATCAGGCCGTAGCCATGCTGGCCGACGTGATCGCAGCCTATACCGCCAAGGAGGGGAAATAA
- a CDS encoding argininosuccinate synthase, which produces MAKEKIVLAYSGGLDTSVILKWLKETYDAEIIAFTADIGQKEELDGLEAKALATGASKVYIDDLREEFAKDFIFPMFQAGALYEGQYLLGTSIARPLIAKRMVEIARAEGATAIAHGATGKGNDQVRFELAAAALAPEIKVIAPWRLSEFRDRFPGRAQMIAYAEANGIPVTASAAKPYSMDRNLLHISYESGVLEDPWFDAAAPENKDMYLLSVSPEDAPDQPEYLELEFEQGNCVALNGERLNPLAVMEKLNELGGKHGIGRVDMVENRFVGMKSRGVYETPGGTILFTAHRKMESLTMDREVMNLRDSLITRYSTLVYNGFWFAPERLALQALVTESQKNVTGTVRVKLYKGNIIAAGVKSPVSLYNPDIATMEEDPTQAYDQGDATGFIHLNALRLKVSSGVEQNKSK; this is translated from the coding sequence ATGGCAAAAGAAAAAATCGTGCTGGCCTATTCCGGGGGACTGGATACGTCGGTTATTCTGAAATGGTTAAAAGAAACTTATGACGCGGAGATCATTGCGTTCACCGCCGACATCGGCCAGAAGGAAGAGTTGGATGGGCTGGAAGCGAAGGCACTGGCCACCGGCGCTTCGAAGGTATATATCGACGACCTGCGCGAGGAGTTCGCCAAAGACTTTATTTTCCCGATGTTCCAGGCGGGGGCTTTGTATGAAGGACAGTACTTGCTGGGCACCAGCATCGCCCGCCCGCTGATCGCGAAGCGGATGGTGGAAATCGCCCGCGCCGAAGGCGCAACGGCAATTGCTCACGGCGCCACCGGCAAAGGCAACGACCAGGTACGCTTCGAGCTGGCCGCCGCGGCGCTGGCGCCGGAGATCAAGGTGATTGCCCCGTGGCGGCTGAGCGAGTTCCGCGACCGTTTCCCGGGCCGCGCGCAAATGATCGCCTACGCCGAAGCGAACGGCATCCCGGTGACGGCCTCCGCGGCCAAGCCGTATTCGATGGACCGCAATCTGCTGCACATCAGCTACGAGAGCGGCGTGCTGGAGGATCCGTGGTTTGACGCGGCCGCGCCGGAGAACAAGGATATGTACCTGCTCAGCGTGTCGCCGGAGGATGCGCCTGACCAGCCGGAATACTTGGAGCTGGAATTCGAGCAGGGCAACTGCGTGGCGCTGAACGGCGAACGTTTGAACCCGCTGGCCGTGATGGAGAAGCTGAATGAGCTTGGCGGCAAACATGGCATCGGCCGCGTCGACATGGTGGAAAACCGCTTCGTCGGCATGAAAAGCCGCGGGGTGTACGAAACGCCGGGCGGCACGATCCTGTTTACGGCCCACCGCAAAATGGAGTCGCTGACGATGGACCGCGAAGTGATGAACCTGCGCGACAGCCTGATCACGCGCTACAGCACGCTTGTGTACAACGGCTTCTGGTTTGCCCCGGAGCGCTTGGCGCTGCAGGCGCTGGTGACCGAAAGCCAGAAGAACGTGACGGGCACGGTGCGCGTGAAGCTGTACAAAGGCAACATTATCGCCGCCGGCGTTAAGAGCCCGGTCAGCCTGTACAATCCGGACATCGCCACCATGGAGGAGGATCCGACCCAGGCTTACGATCAGGGGGACGCAACGGGCTTTATTCATCTGAACGCGCTGCGGCTTAAAGTAAGCTCCGGCGTGGAACAGAACAAAAGCAAGTAA